AAAAGATACTTTTTCAAAGATGTCGAGCTCGGCAAATCCCACCGTTGCTTCAAAGAAGAATTGAGTGCCGGCGGGAAAGGAATCAATATAAGCAGGCAATTAAATCTTCTGGGGATGAAAAACTCCGCTTACACTTTCCTCGGTGGAAATAACGGTAAGCTTCTTAGAAGCCTGCTTACACACGAGCAGATTGAATATTCATCTGTCTCAACCAGATCGGAAACAAGTACTGCCGACCTTATAATTGAAGAGAGTAATCACAGGATTACTACTTTCTTCGGAGTCAACAGCCCGATCACAAAAGAGGAATCGGACCAGTTCAAGGAGAAGATCGAAAAGATGATTCAGAACTGTTCTATCGCGGTCTTCTCCGGAAGTTCTCCGTGTAAAGAAACAGATGACATTTTCCCCTATGCAATTGACCTTGCCAATAAGCACGATAAGATTTCAATTCTCGACACTTACGGCCCTCATCTTTCACATTGTATTGATGCGCTTCCCACTGTTGTTCATAATAATGTAAGCGAGGTTGAAGAATCACTTGGTATCAATCTTAAAAGCGAAACCGAAAAAATAGATTATCTAGATAACCTTTATAAAAAGGGAATCAAGCTTGCGTTTCTGACCGACGGGCCCAATCCATTCTATGCGTCAAAATATGATTTTCATTACCGGATTATACCTCCATACGTAAACGAGGTCGATTCTACTGGAAGCGGCGACGCTTTTACTGCCGGACTGGTTTACGGTCTGGAGAATTCAATTGTATTCGACGAGTTCGTAAAAATTGCGGCGGCACTTGGAGCGGCAAACGCTTCAATG
This Melioribacteraceae bacterium DNA region includes the following protein-coding sequences:
- a CDS encoding PfkB family carbohydrate kinase; this translates as MILTVTLNPLLEKRYFFKDVELGKSHRCFKEELSAGGKGINISRQLNLLGMKNSAYTFLGGNNGKLLRSLLTHEQIEYSSVSTRSETSTADLIIEESNHRITTFFGVNSPITKEESDQFKEKIEKMIQNCSIAVFSGSSPCKETDDIFPYAIDLANKHDKISILDTYGPHLSHCIDALPTVVHNNVSEVEESLGINLKSETEKIDYLDNLYKKGIKLAFLTDGPNPFYASKYDFHYRIIPPYVNEVDSTGSGDAFTAGLVYGLENSIVFDEFVKIAAALGAANASMLDTCSVSKEMLDTFRSEIKIEPIGKRMKLIDDSPTTH